In a single window of the Globicephala melas chromosome 10, mGloMel1.2, whole genome shotgun sequence genome:
- the LOC115858780 gene encoding LOW QUALITY PROTEIN: putative keratin-87 protein (The sequence of the model RefSeq protein was modified relative to this genomic sequence to represent the inferred CDS: deleted 1 base in 1 codon) — protein sequence MDLAKGGAPESGFILCQTLQMAFGPSSSASHDPFLFCKEIRVLHTHISDTSVIVTMDNSLDLNMDSIVAEIKANYDDIAGRGRAAAESWYRSNCEEMKATVLRHGETLRRTREEINELNRVIQRLTAEVENAKCQNSKLEATVTHAEQQGEAALNDARCKLAGLEEALQKAKRDMACLLKEYQEVMNSKLAWTSRSPPTGACWRARSTAGGGRLNSSYEDKSPGVLPFGSFPRLCEGVGAVNVCVSSCRGGVVCGDLCASGAAPAVTTSVCSASCSDNVVVGTADAYGPCSGLGCSIVGSKRC from the exons ATGGACCTCGCCAAGGGTGGAGCTCCTGAGTCAGGCTTCATCCTCTGCCAGACTCTCCAGATGGCCTTTGGCCCTTCCTCCTCCG CATCTCATGATCCCTTCCTCTTCTGCAAG GAGATCCGAGTTCTCCACACTCACATCTCAGACACCTCGGTCATCGTCACGATGGACAACAGCCTAGACCTGAACATGGACAGCATTGTGGCCGAGATCAAGGCGAACTATGACGACATTGCCGGCCGCGGTCGGGCCGCGGCTGAGAGCTGGTACCGCAGCAAC TGCGAGGAGATGAAGGCCACGGTGCTCCGGCATGGGGAGACCCTGCGCCGCACCAGGGAGGAGATCAACGAGCTGAACCGCGTGATCCAGAGGCTGACGGCCGAGGTCGAGAATGCCAAGTGCCAG AACTCCAAGTTGGAGGCCACTGTGACCCACGCGGAGCAGCAGGGCGAGGCGGCCCTTAATGATGCCCGCTGCAAGCTGGCCGGGCTGGAGGAGGCCCTGCAGAAGGCCAAGCGGGACATGGCCTGCCTGCTCAAGGAGTACCAGGAGGTGATGAACTCCAAGCTG GCCTGGACATCGAGATCGCCACCTACAGGCGCCTGCTGGAGGGCGAGGAGCACAG CTGGAGGGGGGCGGCTGAACAGCTCCTATGAGGACAAGAGTCCCGGGGTGTTGCCCTTTGGTTCTTTCCCCAG GCTGTGCGAGGGCGTCGGGGCTGTGAATGTCT GCGTCAGCAGCTGCCGCGGTGGCGTCGTCTGTGGCGATCTCTGCGCCTCCGGCGCTGCCCCTGCTGTCACCACCAGCGTCTGCAGCGCCTCCTGCAGCGACAACGTGGTGGTGGGCACCGCCGACGCCTACGGCCCCTGCTCCGGGCTGGGCTGCAGCATCGTGGGCTCTAAGAGGTGCTAG